In Crassostrea angulata isolate pt1a10 chromosome 4, ASM2561291v2, whole genome shotgun sequence, one genomic interval encodes:
- the LOC128179271 gene encoding E3 ubiquitin-protein ligase TRIM33-like, whose protein sequence is MSAHLPTMDSNGKEGSSATLNKGSSATLNKGSNATLNKSEVTLNRSQLTLNRASIDGSQTVQNVQSKPGSRMTVDNVSLPPITPTKMETPKPSPSVYTNGNENRAISPDINMEAIGASMISLRTDEVEVSKCPICARELNSPKCLPCLHTFCEACVSRHVATSLSQGKAVQIRCPVCATPVSSARAITDPMEFSKSLPTNHFISSLMAERLLKQKLCKPCLKTHKNTPAITWCSYCAETLCKEHDSYHRGLTSPDVHKTVAIENVQKDKMILYAPGLCPNHSDEKLVYFCHDHRETCCDVCKKTVHKNCEDVVTTEEAANALKSTKETHILSQMLKSINAQTDEIVHGRKENIKLLEEEKNKEEQTIKSYREEIDRHLDKLEQNLRSELEEKHQQKISELKAEMDSFETKRMTVAYYKDLLQALMSSSSGIQVINELGKVGQQCAILEEKVQHRAAKVKIVNYELKQNDLTANLDSLGSVEFRSTSVVPNVVTEDWNKLRSKKSVNKNKPRENTHDFMVIKYSHSRITGGTSYKSKLVLVDNTGREVRGYTEMGQRDDSFTISFKKNPWDITCLPEREGRDMIAVTLHNDCEIQVIEYGDKAVSDKHVYHTRTNCFGIAYLEGFVVVACVQGLEVAELVDDHRLIYRNFLRVCGEKIYYVCSGEKNRVYYSDSIDKGSLYCITLDGTEIFQYSHVNLRSPRGISTDSTGNVFVCGYYSNNIHQLNAEGVLMHIISPKSKTFYKPLVLIEHNDRMYSVFGKHKVIVFT, encoded by the coding sequence ATGTCTGCTCATCTTCCTACAATGGATTCAAATGGAAAAGAAGGATCTAGTGCTACTTTGAATAAAGGATCTAGTGCTACTCTGAATAAAGGATCCAATGCTACCCTGAATAAGAGTGAAGTCACTCTGAACAGATCCCAGTTGACATTAAACCGGGCTTCGATCGATGGTTCACAAACTGTTCAAAACGTCCAAAGCAAACCAGGTTCAAGAATGACAGTTGACAATGTCAGTCTCCCGCCAATAACACCAACCAAAATGGAGACCCCGAAACCGTCGCCATCTGTATACACAAACGGAAACGAGAATCGGGCCATTTCTCCAGACATTAATATGGAAGCGATCGGTGCCTCCATGATTTCTCTGAGAACTGACGAAGTTGAAGTATCTAAATGTCCCATCTGTGCACGGGAGCTAAACTCACCAAAATGCCTCCCTTGCCTACACACCTTTTGTGAAGCTTGCGTAAGTAGACACGTAGCTACATCTCTGTCGCAGGGTAAAGCAGTTCAGATTCGATGTCCAGTCTGTGCCACGCCTGTCTCTAGCGCGCGTGCCATCACGGATCCAATGGAGTTCTCAAAATCTCTTCCTACCAACCATTTTATATCCTCTCTGATGGCAGAAAGATTGTTAAAGCAGAAACTTTGCAAACCATGTCTAAAAACGCATAAAAATACTCCAGCTATCACCTGGTGTTCTTACTGCGCCGAAACGTTGTGCAAAGAACACGATTCTTACCATCGTGGGTTAACCTCACCGGACGTACACAAAACGGTAGCAATTGAAAACGTACagaaagataaaatgattttgtatgCCCCTGGTCTTTGTCCAAACCATTCTGATGAAAAGCTGGTCTATTTTTGCCACGATCACCGCGAAACATGTTGCGATGTTTGCAAGAAAACTGTCCACAAAAATTGCGAGGATGTGGTCACTACAGAAGAAGCTGCTAATGCATTAAAGAGTACCAAAGAAACACATATTCTCTCTCAGATGCTGAAATCCATAAATGCCCAAACTGATGAAATCGTTCATGGTAGGAAAGAAAACATCAAATTGCTCGAGGAGGAAAAGAACAAAGAAGAACAGACTATTAAAAGTTATCGAGAAGAAATTGATAGACATTTAGACAAGCTGGAACAGAATCTTCGATCAGAGCTTGAAGAAAAGCACCAACAAAAGATTTCCGAACTAAAAGCAGAAATGGACTCGTTTGAGACGAAACGAATGACCGTAGCCTACTACAAGGACCTGCTTCAGGCTTTAATGAGTTCATCGTCAGGAATACAAGTTATTAACGAACTTGGAAAAGTTGGACAACAATGTGCCATATTAGAAGAAAAGGTACAGCATCGAGCAGCCAAAGTCAAAATAGTCAACTACGAATTGAAGCAAAATGATTTGACTGCCAATCTGGATTCTTTGGGGTCGGTAGAATTTAGGTCCACGTCGGTTGTTCCAAACGTAGTCACAGAAGACTGGAATAAGCTCCGGAGCAAGAAGTCGGTTAACAAGAACAAGCCGCGAGAGAACACTCACGATTTTATGGTCATCAAATATTCTCATAGCAGAATAACTGGAGGAACGTCGTACAAATCAAAACTGGTCCTCGTGGACAACACTGGAAGGGAGGTCCGCGGATACACAGAAATGGGCCAACGAGATGATTCGTTCACAATATCATTCAAAAAGAACCCATGGGACATAACATGCTTACCAGAGAGAGAGGGAAGGGACATGATAGCGGTTACTCTTCACAATGATTGCGAAATCCAAGTTATCGAGTATGGCGATAAGGCAGTTTCGGACAAGCATGTATACCACACCCGAACCAACTGCTTTGGGATAGCGTACCTCGAGGGCTTTGTAGTAGTTGCTTGTGTCCAAGGTCTAGAGGTCGCCGAATTAGTTGAtgatcatcgtttaatttataGAAATTTTCTTCGAGTTTGCGGGGAGAAGATCTACTACGTCTGTTCGGGGGAGAAAAATCGAGTGTACTATTCTGATTCCATCGACAAAGGCTCGCTATACTGCATCACTCTGGACGGAACTGAAATATTCCAGTACTCACACGTCAACCTCAGATCCCCTCGCGGTATTTCCACGGATTCGACCGGCAATGTGTTTGTTTGTGGATAttacagcaacaatattcatcAGCTGAACGCTGAAGGAGTCTTGATGCACATTATTTCCCCGAAAAGCAAAACTTTCTATAAGCCCCTTGTCCTCATTGAACACAATGATAGAATGTACTCTGTATTTGGCAAACATAAAGTTATCGTTTTCACTTGA
- the LOC128180818 gene encoding homeobox protein HMX3-B-like, with amino-acid sequence MASEDRNSTSANSLQNGKSFSISSILAKETEQKEMTESKDSDQPAVVSKIGFPSLDASKLFSLRPEGASSFPVSPLSSLPAWYQWYTAGHQFLQQLHHEKLSQTNSLVNKLHLQPKDLSPIFRNSLANCHNSESASKDSNETCISPRSRSSSPEAELSDSKSDDENTNAISIESNLSDSQDEDRKNRRKKKTRTVFSRSQVFQLESTFDMKRYLSSSERAGLAASLQLTETQVKIWFQNRRNKWKRQLAAELEAANMSQIAAGHRLVRVPILYHDTPGHNNSQEVNTSLAHANYRDPLYLASAGYSSLSQVRSAIV; translated from the exons ATGGCTAGCGAGGACAGAAATTCCACCTCAGCCAATTCGTTACAGAATGGGAAATCCTTCTCAATCAGCAGCATTTTGGCTAAAGAAACAGAACAGAAAGAAATGACAGAAAGTAAAGATAGTGACCAGCCAGCAGTGGTCTCAAAGATTGGTTTCCCGTCCCTGGACGCCAGCAAGCTATTTTCCCTGAGACCGGAGGGTGCGTCCAGTTTTCCTGTGTCTCCCTTATCCTCACTGCCTGCATGGTACCAGTGGTACACCGCGGGACACCAGTTCCTTCAGCAGCTTCACCACGAGAAATTATCAC aaactaaCAGTCTTGTCAACAAGCTACATTTGCAGCCAAAAGATTTGTCACCAATATTCAGGAACTCGCTCGCTAACTGTCACAATTCAGAGTCTGCCAGTAAAGATTCGAACGAGACATGTATTTCTCCCCGGTCGAGGTCTTCTTCGCCGGAAGCCGAGCTTTCTGACTCGAAATCAGACGACGAAAACACAAATGCTATTTCAATCGAATCGAACTTGAGTGACAGCCAAGACGAGGACCGGAAAAATAGAAGAAAGAAAAAGACCAGAACAGTTTTTTCCCGAAGTCAAGTATTTCAGTTGGAGAGCACATTCGACATGAAACGTTACCTGTCGAGTTCAGAGAGAGCTGGTCTTGCGGCATCATTGCAGCTCACAGAGACCCAGGTTAAAATTTGGTTTCAAAACAGGCGGAACAAGTGGAAAAGACAGTTGGCCGCAGAGTTAGAAGCAGCGAATATGTCGCAGATCGCAGCGGGGCATCGGTTGGTCAGAGTCCCTATTCTTTACCACGACACCCCTGGTCATAACAACTCACAGGAAGTCAACACGTCTCTCGCGCATGCGAACTACAGAGACCCACTCTACCTGGCTTCCGCCGGATATTCATCGTTATCACAGGTTAGATCTGCAATCGTTTGA